Sequence from the Stenotrophomonas bentonitica genome:
AGGGCAGGAACAACACCAACGACAACCAGGCCATCGTGTTTCCTCCGTTGACGATTCCATCGACCAGCGGTCGATGGCTACCGCACGCGCCGCATCAGGCGGCCTGGTCGCGCAGCTCCTGCAGCGCGGCCAGCACCACGTCTACTTCCGCTTCCAGCTTGAACAGCTCGCTCTGCAGCTGGTCGCCCTGCTCGGCCTGCTTGAGCACGCCGATCAGCTGGCCCGCATCGCGCGGGGAATCGAAGGCTTCGCTCTGGATCAGCAGCGTGCCGTCGCCGGCCTGCAGCTTGAAGTAGAAGCGGCCGTCCTTTTCGCGGTACTGCTTGAACAGCGGCGGTGCAGCGCGCGCCACGCCACCGTCTTCCGCGGCGATGCTGCCGGCAGTGGATAGGTCGCGCAGGCCCACGGCGTGGCGCAGCTCCTTCAGCAGCGGAATGGCGTACTGCTCGCGCAGCTGCTGGCCGCGACGACGCAGCAGCGCTTCGATCTTCTCCGGCTCGGCCATCAGCGCGTCGTAGCGCTCGCGCAGCGGGGTCAGTTCGGCGTCGATGCGCTCGAACAGCTGCTGCTTGGCGTCGCCCCAGCTGATGCCGTCGGCGAAGGCCTGGGCGAACGCCGCAGTCTGCGCCGGGCTGGCGAAGGCCTGGTACATCTGGAACAGCGCCGAGCCTTCGGTGCTCTTGGGCTCGCCCGGTGCGCGCGAGTCGGTCAGGATGGAGAACACCAGCTTCTTCAGTTCCGCGCGCGGGGCGAACAGCGGAATGGTGTTGTGGTAGCTCTTGCTCATCTTGCGGCCGTCCAGGCCTGCCAGGGTGGCCACCTGCTCGTCGATCACCACCTCCGGCAGCGGGAAGTATTCCTTGCCGTACACGTGGTTGAAGCGCTGCGCGAAGTCGCGCGCCATTTCGATGTGCTGGA
This genomic interval carries:
- a CDS encoding tryptophan--tRNA ligase; amino-acid sequence: MTTRVLTGITPSGTPHLGNYVGAIRPAIAASAASDIESFFFLADLHSLIKAQEPERTQRSTLEIAASWLACGLDPDKVWFYRQSDIPETTELMWFLTAIASKGILNRAHAYKAAVDKNREEQLDEDAGISAGLFMYPVLMAADILIFKANQVPVGRDQIQHIEMARDFAQRFNHVYGKEYFPLPEVVIDEQVATLAGLDGRKMSKSYHNTIPLFAPRAELKKLVFSILTDSRAPGEPKSTEGSALFQMYQAFASPAQTAAFAQAFADGISWGDAKQQLFERIDAELTPLRERYDALMAEPEKIEALLRRRGQQLREQYAIPLLKELRHAVGLRDLSTAGSIAAEDGGVARAAPPLFKQYREKDGRFYFKLQAGDGTLLIQSEAFDSPRDAGQLIGVLKQAEQGDQLQSELFKLEAEVDVVLAALQELRDQAA